A section of the Acanthopagrus latus isolate v.2019 chromosome 20, fAcaLat1.1, whole genome shotgun sequence genome encodes:
- the LOC119009259 gene encoding cytochrome c oxidase subunit 6B1: MAEDIKAKLENYRTAPFDARFPNQNQTRNCWANYLDYHRCQKALDAKGVDTAPCDWYKRVYKSLCPISWIQKWDDQREQGTFPGKI; the protein is encoded by the exons ATGGCTGAGGACATTAAGGCCAAACTTGAGAATTATCGCACTGCCCCCTTCGACGCCAGATTTCCCAACCAGAACCAGACCAGGAACTGCTGGGCCAACTACCTGG ACTATCACCGCTGCCAGAAAGCTCTGGATGCTAAGGGAGTGGACACTGCCCCATGTGACTGGTACAAAAGGGTCTACAAATCACTCTGCCCCATTTCCTGG ATCCAGAAATGGGACGACCAAAGAGAACAGGGAACCTTTCCCGGAAAGATCTAA
- the fam234a gene encoding protein FAM234A encodes METTGSATEGDPLKRGEDGAETGTVPTATELKKKSCKEVLGFAKLTHWRTAVFFLSLFLCLTIVFAFSFIIPCPVRPQYLTSWNRTFTDAVTYDFLAIEDTSKDKVMDVLFVFKDTEGSKNNTCAGAGLPSPCFFLSAVDGTDGETQWERPLDPEYHWAQCGLDEGTSREWDCLLSHSDQLTAVDKYTGNVSWQQPQPSGLRSTVPVLSVPDLDEDKVSDVALVASDNTQTQLVFLSGKTGVQIGSTVVLDSPETTNHLLHHTKGGSHYVLLQKDTGLYGLALWRIAAKAKAGVKAGLKKDKYWEEKANPTSGLVPVYEADSVRKVLRVGETETPNLLLVTGKEVALVDGNSLQLLWRMNTSSVLSEPSFGHFNKDEVLDIVVEEDIGNHTKRVMILDGKSGGLLWEVNLLAAPNSPGPASIHTTNSFSIFVFWGMMPSETNSSVPLISDRRSYLLHPLYTKLLLESNTSVEHIITLKATLLERGRHAAYITLSGPEKEGAEGTVVLSKRKLKQDVPYSTVHRIGTGGGSESNDDIKEVFNRLRFSDW; translated from the exons ATGGAGACCACAGGCAGTGCCACCGAGGGCGACCCACTGAAGAGGGGAGAGGACGGTGCAGAGACGGGAACAGTGCCGACAGCAacagagctgaagaagaagagttgCAAGGAAGTCTTGGGGTTTGCCAAATTGACCCACTGGCGTACCGcagtcttcttcctctccttgttcCTGTGCCTCACCATAGTGTTTgccttctccttcatcatcccCTGTCCTGTCAGACCGCAGTATCTCACCTCCTGGAACAGGACTTTCACTGATGCAG TAACGTATGACTTCTTGGCCATTGAGGATACAAGCAAGGACAAGGTGATGGAtgtcctgtttgtcttcaaAGACACAGAAGGCAGCAAGAACAATACGTGTGCTGGTGCAG gtctGCCCtcgccatgtttttttttgtcagcagtgGATGGGACTGATGGAGAAACACAGTGGGAGCGTCCGCTGGATCCTGAGTACCACTGGGCCCAGTGTGGTCTGGATGAAGGAACAAGCAGAGAGTGGGACTGTCTGCTGTCCCATTCTGACCAGCTCACGGCCGTTGACAAATACACTG GTAACGTCAGctggcagcagcctcagccTTCTGGTCTGCGCAGCACTGTGCCTGTTCTCAGTGTCCCAGATCTGGATGAGGACAAGGTCAGCGATGTGGCTCTGGTGGCATCTGACAACACTCAG ACTCAGCTAGTATTCCTCTCAGGGAAGACAGGTGTCCAGATTGGTTCTACAGTGGTTCTTGATTCTCCAGAGACGACCAATCATCTTCTCCATCACACTAAAGGAGGTTCTCACTATGTACTACTCCAAAAAG ACACTGGCCTGTATGGACTGGCACTGTGGAGGATTGCTGCCAAGGCTAAAGCAGGTGTGAAGGCAGGCCTCAAGAAAGACAAATACTGGGAGGAAAAAGCCAATCCGACGTCTGGCCTCGTACCTGTCTACGA AGCTGACTCTGTGAGAAAAGTGCTAAGAGTTGGAGAAACTGAGACGCCCAACCTGCTACTTGTGACGGGGAAGGAGGTGGCGTTAGTTGACGGAAACAGTTtgcagctgctgtggaggaTGAATACAAGCTCAGTCCTCAG tgaGCCCTCCTTTGGACACTTTAACAAAGACGAAGTACTTGACATCGTGGTCGAGGAGGATATCGGCAACCACACAAAGAGG GTTATGATCCTTGATGGGAAGTCTGGTGGCCTGCTGTGGGAGGTCAACCTCTTAGCCGCTCCTAACTCGCCAGGACCCGCCTCAATACACACCACCAACTCCTTCTCCATCTTCGTGTTTTGGGGCATGATGCCTTCAGAGACCAACTCCTCT GTCCCGTTAATTAGTGACCGGCGCTCTTACCTGCTCCATCCTCTCTACACTAAACTTCTCCTTGAGTCGAACACCTCTGTGGAACACATCATTACACTTAAAG CCACTCTGCTGGAGCGTGGTCGCCATGCCGCCTACATCACACTGTCCGGTCCTGAGAAGGAGGGAGCAGAAGGCACTGTGGTCCTCAGCAAGCGAAAGCTGAAGCAGGACGTCCCGTACAGCACCGTGCACCGTATCGGCACAGGCGGAGGTTCAGAGAGCAACGATGACATCAAAGAGGTCTTCAACCGCCTCCGCTTCAGCGACTGGTGA